The Naumovozyma castellii chromosome 5, complete genome genomic interval GCATGAATCGATGTCGATGGAATacaatggaataatttattagctAATGATAACAGTGGAAACTCTCTTTTATGCCTTGaccagaatatattatctgCCCCCACAATCATCTGGACTTGGCGGTCGAATGGCGACCAGCGTTTTttagatttggataaaaCCTCGTTTGAATACTCCTTGACCAATGATAGAGCACGTAGACGGTATTGCTCAAGTTCTAATCtgatttgttcttgtaagtCATCCTTAATActgaattcatcaaattcctcctcaaattccaagtttttttcttcttgtcctTCTGATGAATAATCTTCAGCATTATACACTCTTCCTGCATGGCTCGAAATACCGATCATGTCTTCTGTATCGCTATCCTTAATGGGATAATaagatatattcaaaaaaggTATTAAAATATCAGTAAGTTTTTGTGATACAACGGATATTACATGGTCactttttttgatttcgGTATTCTCACGAGGGAACTGTTCTATAAAAACAGAGCTATCAACAAATGCAATGTTTAGAtaagatgataataaacaaatatcCATACTGACATACTTTTTATAGTATTTATCCATTTTCCTTCTGAAACGAATAAAAACTGGGAGATGTCTGTGCGTTAGGTTGGAACTTTTCGATTTTTCAACGAATATTTTGTCTATTTTATCCTTATAGGAAATAAGCAAAGGAAGGGTGTTCTTCAACGTGCAGGTATCATTAGAAAGCATTTCGCAAAGAGAACGAAAAGGAGATAAGATATCAGTTAAATCGTCCATTAgaacaaaatcttcttcatcgaaAAACACTCCCAGGGATGGCTCCCGATTTAACTCCATCAAGACAGGTTTCAACTCTCGTAACCTGAGCACAACATCTAACGCTGATAGCcatcttgtttttgaatatgtttTGATGGCCAAAGGTTCCTctccattcatttttccaaaCTCAACGCATAGTTCTCGGTATAGTAGTTGATTAACACTGcttgatttaatattaagagCAAGctgattatttttcttcagaataATGTCACCAGTTATAAAGCTAAAAATGCCACCAATATCGGcagattctgaagaaagttggctgttatttgatagaagatattcagtaaagatatcttgttttaaaatttcattccttGACCCATCAGAATTCAactgatattt includes:
- the NCAS0E04230 gene encoding uncharacterized protein → TVTVGMSTDNVANMLKVPREFTRNGLLSSHFLGDVPCLLHSPDIMNSTLLDMVEEDGLGPVDSEHESELLELAAMKYQLNSDGSRNEILKQDIFTEYLLSNNSQLSSESADIGGIFSFITGDIILKKNNQLALNIKSSSVNQLLYRELCVEFGKMNGEEPLAIKTYSKTRWLSALDVVLRLRELKPVLMELNREPSLGVFFDEEDFVLMDDLTDILSPFRSLCEMLSNDTCTLKNTLPLLISYKDKIDKIFVEKSKSSNLTHRHLPVFIRFRRKMDKYYKKYVSMDICLLSSYLNIAFVDSSVFIEQFPRENTEIKKSDHVISVVSQKLTDILIPFLNISYYPIKDSDTEDMIGISSHAGRVYNAEDYSSEGQEEKNLEFEEEFDEFSIKDDLQEQIRLELEQYRLRALSLVKEYSNEVLSKSKKRWSPFDRQVQMIVGADNIFWSRHKREFPLLSLANKLFHCIPSTSIHAERLFSLAAQIFDKRKSQLSDQMFEDLCIIRSFLLRIKLGSINITDCTLNDALRLTKELNLE